In a single window of the Fusarium falciforme chromosome 3, complete sequence genome:
- a CDS encoding Class E vacuolar protein-sorting machinery protein HSE1, whose translation MFRASAAGPYDDVVIKATDESFTSEDWGAIIEVCDKVSGDQNGPKEAVQSIIRRLAHRNANVQLYTLELAHALAQNCGKSMHRELSSRAFTDALLRLANDRNTHTQVKSKIIEHMKSWSDMFSDDPELGIMSEAYHRVTRSNPNLQPPSAPQKQGLTDLDRQKEEDELQMALKLSLQEEERKKVAAAGPSTQAGPSAQTESPPPPVPAGTTAATVSRVRALFDFVPSEPGELEFKKGDIIAVLESVYKDWWRGSLRGKTGIFPLNYVEKLADPTPDELQREAQMESEVFGEIKNVEKLLTLLSTSNTAPRDEDNEEIGKLYHQTLAIRPKLIKLIEKYSQRKDDFTQLNEKFIKACRDYEALLESSMAHPPQPNYQQYAMRPGPPGQGYPQPGGYPPQGAPPQDPARYYTPGPGDRPQYQASSPPPNFQNQGQNPQAPFYVAGAEVPPGSQHFPPRDEAPAGGKQPAPISTSPAQNYTPYSHPPQGANPYAQGPVGGRPGSTYGAQELATSVYDSPIATNNPASTYPGPAYSPDETADNATAPPGPYTSQQQQQPQYQSYNPHGQAPPAPTGSAPPPPQSVMTPPPLQPGNAAAYDARHGLPSQSGGAGGGQPQYKPYVPPGDGPSAPAPDSYYQSGGVY comes from the exons ATGTTTCGAGCCTCAGCTGCAGGCCCTTACGACGATGTCGTCA TCAAGGCGACTGACGAAAGCTTCACCTCTGAGGACTGGGGCGCTATTATCGAGGTCTGCGACAAGGTCTCGGGCGACCAAAACGGCCCTAAGGAGGCCGTCCAGAGCATCATCAGGCGCCTCGCGCATCGCAACGCAAATGTCCAGCTTTACACCCTCGAG CTCGCTCATGCGCTTGCGCAAAACTGCGGTAAGAGCATGCACCGCGAACTGTCTAGCCGCGCCTTCACCGACGccctcctccgtctcgcCAACGACCGTAACACGCACACACAAGTCAAGTCCAAGATCATCGAGCACATGAAGAGCTGGTCCGACATGTTTAGCGACGACCCCGAACTGGGCATCATGAGCGAGGCCTACCACCGTGTCACACGAAGCAACCCAAACCTCCAGCCCCCGAGTGCGCCCCAAAAGCAGGGTCTCACCGACCTGGATCgccagaaggaggaggacgagctGCAGATGGCACTCAAGCTGAGTCtacaggaggaggagcgcaagAAGGTTGCCGCCGCCGGCCCAAGCACACAAGCCGGACCCAGTGCTCAGACAGAGAGTCCCCCCCCTCCCGTGCCCGCCGGCACCACAGCTGCCACCGTTAGCCGAGTGCGTGCCCTCTTCGACTTTGTGCCTTCGGAACCTGGTGAGCTCGAGTTCAAGAAGGGTGATATAATTGCGGTTCTGGAAAGCGTTTACAAGGACTGGTGGAGGGGCTCTCTCAGAGGCAAGACGGGTATCTTCCCACTCAACTATGTCGAAAAGCTGGCCGACCCCACGCCGGACGAGTTGCAGCGCGAGGCTCAGATGGAATCAGAGGTGTTTGGCGAGATCAAGAATgtcgagaagctgctcaCTTTGCTGAGCACCTCCAACACGGCACCCAGAGATGAGGATAATGAGGAGATTGGC AAGCTATATCACCAGACTCTCGCTATTCGGCCAAAGCTTATCAAGCTGATCGAGAAGTACTCGCAGAGGAAGG ATGACTTCACACAACTGAACGAGAAGTTTATCAAGGCGTGCCGAGATTATGAGGCTCTGCTCGAGTCTTCCAtggctcatcctcctcagcccAACTATCAGCAGTATGCCATGCGGCCAGGTCCACCAGGTCAAGGCTATCCCCAGCCCGGCGGATATCCTCCTCAAGGAGCGCCTCCACAGGACCCAGCACGATACTATACTCCCGGACCAGGAG ACCGCCCTCAGTATCAGgcttcatctcctccaccCAACTTCCAAAACCAGGGCCAGAACCCCCAAGCACCCTTCTATGTAGCTGGAGCTGAAGTCCCTCCTGGCTCGCAGCACTTCCCCCCTAGAGACGAGGCTCCCGCTGGCGGCAAACAGCCTGCTCCCATCAGCACCTCTCCCGCACAGAACTACACTCCCTACTCTCATCCTCCCCAAGGCGCCAACCCCTATGCTCAAGGCCCCGTAGGCGGTCGACCAGGCAGCACGTACGGAGCTCAGGAGTTGGCAACATCAGTTTACGACTCACCTATTGCAACCAACAACCCAGCCTCGACATACCCAGGTCCTGCATACTCGCCCGATGAGACAGCCGACAATGCTACAGCACCACCAGGCCCCTATACCtcccagcaacagcagcaacctcAGTACCAAAGCTACAACCCTCATGGCCAAGCACCCCCTGCTCCCACCGGTTCTGCCCCTCCCCCACCTCAGAGCGTCATgacgcctcctcctctgcaaCCCGGAAACGCTGCTGCTTACGATGCCCGCCATGGTCTCCCTAGCCAGAGCGGTGGTGCTGGCGGCGGTCAACCTCAGTACAAGCCCTATGTTCCGCCTGGCGATGGACCCTCTGCCCCAGCACCGGACAGCTATTACCAGAGCGGTGGTGTGTACTAG
- a CDS encoding Autophagy-related protein 13 yields MHQQPRVPARVSSPGAKPQTNLPRSNTAREAALGSRPRAGSSFSSRDAPRSPTLETPPPVGLPADSIKKLDQIIQNFYAKTATLVLDSRIKIKPARGANGARKPNKWFQIETDEIDDFRDDLKIWKTCGSFENHPPAMVIEVYLDTSRLKESQSLVIVDENGKRWDVMEQLNSSGSSTDSSSGASRRSSEVIIERWKVELKHAGMPPTDFGLILPTVYKKAIVFFRSLFTATRLLPAWKFASQGPAKSSHPALTPRCRVRMSDSERPRYDQLRFSIDGRPDNVTEYMFGDLEIPVGRLSTVVTYRNDCNFRVDDSEALLSSRFMGVDENFFRPSLPQQTDRPRVPMAEVGSLRDNRARPNLSDMQQVYGSLSTFHGNVPLGTSPISALRAVRAPGSDTSSPPGSLPVHNEVDGPNSLPTRQGSTRVPARTETPHSRRPSVSFQPFKAGSLSGSPVPRQIEPEPASPQSLTRPGMIPSLRQPGNRTSLTAGMPASLRGGPPQSVDNAVTGSPRPASTSRYSSSFTHRRGRLSFGGASRAGDDEQGSSGRQSLASSVVQPGSGLLAEVAGTSSESLQNEDDNISEFLKALDSKKTLKSFEPSKKGESATNRTVAQLSRFHMMKDSNNALTESMTSSVQMHRSSSSSSRQLTSVPGMVAPASMSASSSPGKPLSPHTPHTPAIPSRLSENSIIDYNNQGRIAAQQRQAPDSALPGPIRENTVTQDGTGAIDIPLSPRLGTYQRRASSVALQNRAMADEDETDLAFAHRSISLGADDREVPSLSILRGRQAQLEEESTARESSRLQPAAEIESTDPPEMMQQGLSEDNPPEGLIPAVTSSSPFGRRRYMGMPSHRQTPPQSSRGSFTGSINRPGRGDDDSVGEEPLVFDLSEMDAQGRRSIEEGRSSAQGAPGIGSDRAGYESRSASRRGW; encoded by the exons ATGCATCAACAACCCCGAGTCCCGGCACGGGTCTCGAGCCCCGGCGCGAAGCCCCAGACGAATCTCCCCCGATCAAATACTGCCCGAGAAGCCGCGTTGGGCTCCCGGCCTCGCGCTGGGTCATCTTTCTCAAGTAGAGATGCTCCGAGATCACCGACTCTTGAGACCCCACCGCCTGTGGGACTTCCCGCCGATTctatcaagaagctcgatcAGATAATACAG AATTTCTATGCAAAGACAGCAACATTAGTCCTCGATTCCCGTATTAAGATCAAGCCTGCACGAGGAGCCAACGGCGCACGGAAACCTAACAAATGG TTCCAAATCGAGACGGATGAGATTGACGACTTTAGAGATGATCTCAAGATCTGGAAGACCTGTGGCAGTTTCGAGAACCACCCACCTGCGATGGTTATCGAGGTGTATCTGGACACATCTCGCTTAAAAGAAAGTCAAAGTCTCGTCATTGTTGATGAGAATGGCAAAAGATGGGACGTGATGGAGCAGCTCAACTCCTCAGGGTCCTCGACCGACAGCTCCTCTGGCGCATCCCGGAGGAGTTCTGAGGTCATCATTGAGAGATGGAAAGTTGAACTCAAGCACGCGGGCATGCCGCCCACCGACTTTGGCCTCATCCTGCCCACCGTTTACAAAAAGgccatcgtcttcttccGCTCACTCTTCACCGCCACCCGCCTGCTTCCAGCGTGGAAGTTTGCTAGCCAGGGACCAGCTAAGAGCTCCCATCCAGCACTTACCCCTCGATGCAGAGTACGCATGTCCGATTCAGAGCGTCCACGATATGATCAACTACGGTTTTCCATCGATGGGAGACCAGATAACGTAACAGAGTACATGTTTGGTGATTTGGAGATTCCCGTGGGACGACTGAGCACTGTTGTTACGTATCGTAACGACTGCAACTTCCGGGTCGATGACTCTGAGGCCCTATTGAGCTCTCGTTTCATGGGCGTAGACGAAAACTTCTTCCGACCTTCACTTCCTCAGCAGACTGATAGGCCGCGTGTGCCGATGGCCGAGGTCGGGTCATTACGAGATAACCGTGCACGCCCGAATCTGAGTGATATGCAACAGGTTTATGGAAGCCTTTCGACGTTCCATGGAAACGTTCCTTTGGGTACCAGCCCCATCTCAGCGCTGAGGGCAGTACGGGCCCCTGGATCTGACACCAGCTCACCTCCTGGTTCTCTACCAGTGCACAATGAGGTGGATGGGCCAAACTCGTTACCAACTCGGCAGGGCTCAACCCGAGTGCCGGCACGAACGGAAACTCCTCATAGTCGCAGGCCATCAGTATCATTTCAGCCGTTCAAGGCTGGCTCGTTGTCGGGATCGCCCGTTCCCCGCCAGATCGAGCCCGAGCCAGCCTCTCCCCAGTCCCTGACGCGCCCGGGGATGATCCCGTCTCTTCGGCAACCAGGCAACCGCACGTCCCTCACGGCCGGTATGCCGGCATCTCTACGGGGTGGGCCCCCTCAGTCTGTCGACAACGCCGTCACCGGGTCTCCTCGGCCGGCCTCGACAAGCCGATACAGCAGCAGCTTTACCCACCGCCGTGGTCGCCTGTCGTTTGGAGGTGCCAGCAGGGcgggtgatgatgagcaggGCAGCAGTGGAAGACAGAGTCTGGCTTCATCAGTGGTCCAGCCAGGCTCGGGACTTCTCGCTGAAGTCGCCGGCACCAGCTCCGAGTCGCTCCAGAACGAGGATGATAACATCTccgagttcctcaaggcacTCGACAGCAAGAAGACGCTAAAGAGCTTTGAGCCTTCGAAAAAGGGAGAATCGGCCACAAACAGGACGGTGGCACAGCTTTCCCGGTTTCACATGATGAAGGACTCCAACAACGCTCTTACTGAGTCGATGACATCGTCGGTGCAGATGCATCGATCATCAAGCTCCTCTAGCCGGCAGCTGACAAGTGTGCCGGGGATGGTAGCACCAGCGTCCATGTCTGCGTCGTCATCTCCAGGAAAGCCTTTATCGCCACATACACCTCACACTCCAGCGATCCCATCTCGGCTAAGCGAGAATTCGATCATTGACTACAACAACCAAGGCCGGATCGCTGCACAGCAGAGGCAGGCGCCAGATAGTGCCCTGCCCGGGCCCATTAGGGAGAACACGGTCACTCAAGATGGTACTGGAGCCATCGATATACCCCTGTCACCACGACTGGGGACCTACCAGCGACGGGCGAGCTCTGTCGCATTACAGAACCGCGCGATggctgatgaagatgagacgGACCTGGCATTTGCGCATCGCAGCATCAGCTTGGGGGCGGATGACAGAGAGGTGCCCAGCCTGAGCATCTTGCGGGGCCGACAGGcgcagctggaggaggagtcAACGGCAAGGGAGTCGAGCAGACTCCAGCCAGCTGCCGAGATCGAGAGTACTGACCCACCAGAAATGATGCAACAAGGACTCTCGGAAGACAACCCTCCTGAAGGGCTCATCCCAGCGGTGACATCCAGCTCTCCCTTTGGACGACGCCGATATATGGGAATGCCTTCACACAGGCAGACGCCACCGCAGTCTTCGCGTGGAAGCTTCACTGGATCCATCAACCGGCCGGGACgtggagatgatgactcTGTCGGTGAAGAGCCATTAGTCTTTGATCTCTCAGAGATGGATGCCCAAGGCCGACGGAGCATTGAAGAGGGACGGAGTAGTGCCCAGGGCGCGCCAGGCATCGGCTCTGACCGAGCGGGATACGAGAGCCGCAGCGCCTCGCGACGAGGGTGGTAA